One Mycolicibacterium parafortuitum DNA segment encodes these proteins:
- a CDS encoding MOSC domain-containing protein produces the protein MASVLTVNSAPTPVDLGRRRSGIDKRPSTGPLEVRAPGPRKGGLGSGVVGDSVCDSKHHGGDDQAVYAYAREDLDRWEGELDRELTNGMFGENITTSGVDLTNLLIGERWTVGEEGLVLEVTSPRTPCQTFVKWLGIPGWIKTFTAMGHPGAYFRVIEPGTMRAGDRIEVISRPDHDVTISMVFRALMGESALYPALAPADALPDKIKAQVAKRS, from the coding sequence ATGGCATCGGTACTGACCGTCAACTCGGCGCCCACCCCGGTCGATCTGGGACGGCGCCGCTCCGGGATCGACAAGCGGCCCAGCACCGGCCCGCTCGAGGTGCGCGCCCCCGGCCCGCGCAAGGGTGGTCTGGGCAGCGGCGTCGTCGGCGATTCGGTCTGTGACAGCAAGCACCACGGCGGCGACGACCAGGCGGTGTACGCGTACGCCCGTGAGGACCTCGACCGCTGGGAGGGCGAGCTTGACCGCGAGCTGACCAACGGCATGTTCGGCGAGAACATCACGACGTCGGGGGTGGATCTGACGAATCTGCTCATCGGCGAGCGGTGGACCGTCGGCGAGGAAGGCCTGGTGCTCGAGGTGACCAGTCCGCGCACGCCGTGCCAGACGTTCGTGAAGTGGCTCGGGATCCCTGGCTGGATCAAGACGTTCACCGCGATGGGCCATCCCGGCGCGTACTTCCGGGTCATCGAGCCGGGGACGATGCGCGCCGGCGACCGCATCGAGGTGATCTCGCGGCCGGACCACGACGTCACGATCAGCATGGTGTTCCGCGCGTTGATGGGCGAGTCCGCGCTGTACCCCGCGCTCGCCCCCGCCGACGCGCTGCCCGACAAGATCAAGGCGCAGGTCGCCAAGCGCAGCTAG
- a CDS encoding GGDEF domain-containing protein — MQGATAGDFDHAPDRDAATEIPALHALLRISDAVLRAHYFDEVLEVIAEQARAALDAATLSICRLEQDLAALRILHNSGALAADEQRWPQDDLYEITPDSSINTKLAKGISYANAVEDDGCPEESRQLLTQLGKESELAVPVMIGESMWGTLWATGTNGRRFGDSDILLLQAIAAQTAVAIGRSELLTTVWRYAFEDPLTGIANRRALDRHLDQINWGTEYPVALVCDLDGFKRINDRDGHPAGDQILRSVASGLSRLTNTIDGAVAARLGGDEFCVVLPDATLAAAQVFAMDATKAIRATLDSDVTMSWGAAAVGRDIRSGDQLIAAADAALREAKRQGPARFSTGVTTSVVQGGIDSRDRNAIKPPGAEDLPGIMVRILDHQKGLAIPAALEILALQVQQVIGTAAWSISECGENHDSLRSVRSVDAVFRPDSGLSVLTELGPPVYSLKDYPATARAVREGTWFVAATGLEGSDPAETALLGRLGYKAVLGVGVPAGQTCYLIEFFSHDGYQQLFDIAPMAQVLATYCVSRLSESRPHHRRA; from the coding sequence GTGCAGGGTGCTACCGCGGGGGACTTCGACCACGCTCCAGACCGCGACGCCGCCACCGAGATCCCCGCCCTGCACGCTCTGCTGCGCATCTCGGATGCGGTGCTGCGGGCGCACTACTTCGACGAGGTGCTCGAGGTCATTGCCGAGCAGGCCCGCGCGGCGCTGGACGCCGCCACGTTGTCGATCTGTCGGCTGGAGCAGGATCTGGCCGCGTTGCGGATCCTGCACAATTCCGGTGCGCTCGCCGCGGACGAGCAACGCTGGCCGCAGGACGACCTCTACGAGATCACACCCGATTCGAGCATCAACACCAAGCTCGCGAAGGGCATCTCCTACGCGAATGCGGTCGAGGACGACGGCTGCCCGGAGGAGTCGCGGCAGTTGCTGACCCAGCTCGGAAAGGAGAGTGAGCTGGCGGTACCCGTCATGATCGGGGAGTCGATGTGGGGCACGTTGTGGGCCACCGGCACCAACGGGCGCCGCTTCGGTGACAGCGACATTCTGCTGCTGCAGGCGATCGCCGCGCAGACCGCGGTGGCGATCGGTCGCTCCGAGCTACTGACCACGGTTTGGCGCTATGCGTTCGAGGATCCGCTGACCGGCATCGCGAACCGGCGGGCACTGGATCGGCATCTGGACCAGATCAACTGGGGCACAGAATATCCGGTGGCTCTGGTGTGTGACCTGGACGGCTTCAAGCGGATCAACGACCGGGACGGGCACCCGGCGGGGGACCAGATCCTGCGCAGCGTCGCGTCAGGGCTGAGCCGCTTGACGAACACCATCGACGGCGCGGTCGCGGCGCGGCTGGGCGGCGACGAGTTCTGTGTGGTGCTGCCGGACGCCACCCTGGCGGCGGCACAGGTGTTCGCGATGGACGCCACCAAGGCCATCCGCGCCACACTCGACAGTGACGTCACGATGTCGTGGGGCGCCGCTGCGGTTGGCCGCGACATCCGCAGCGGCGACCAGTTGATCGCGGCCGCGGACGCCGCGCTGCGCGAGGCCAAACGCCAGGGCCCGGCGCGCTTCAGCACCGGGGTGACCACCTCGGTCGTCCAGGGCGGCATCGACAGCCGCGATCGCAACGCGATCAAACCACCTGGTGCCGAGGACCTTCCGGGAATCATGGTACGAATCCTGGACCATCAGAAAGGGCTGGCGATTCCGGCGGCGCTGGAGATCCTAGCGCTGCAGGTGCAGCAGGTCATCGGCACCGCGGCCTGGTCGATCTCCGAATGCGGTGAGAACCATGATTCGCTGCGGTCGGTGCGCAGCGTCGACGCCGTGTTCCGGCCGGATTCGGGGCTGTCGGTGCTGACCGAACTCGGCCCGCCGGTGTACTCGCTGAAGGACTATCCGGCCACGGCGCGCGCGGTGCGGGAGGGCACGTGGTTCGTCGCCGCGACCGGACTGGAGGGGTCGGACCCCGCGGAGACCGCGCTGCTCGGCCGGCTCGGCTACAAGGCGGTCCTCGGTGTCGGCGTCCCGGCGGGACAGACCTGCTACCTGATCGAGTTCTTCTCCCACGACGGGTATCAGCAGCTCTTCGACATCGCGCCGATGGCGCAGGTGCTCGCGACCTACTGTGTTTCGCGGCTCAGCGAAAGCCGGCCGCACCACCGTCGAGCATGA
- a CDS encoding SDR family NAD(P)-dependent oxidoreductase gives MDTQLLAGRTVIITGAARGVGKGIATAVALRGASVLLVDRDGDLLDETAHALRDAGHPVATLTADLRENDCAQGIVRTAVDTFGSVHGLVNNAIATNEPKPFHEITREDYDLVFDVGPRATFELMQAVYPVFADNGEGSIVNLGSGSGTIGLPKFGAYAAAKEAIRGMSKVAALEWGKTGIRVNVVCPYAETESISVWREWDPKTYERTVRSVPLGRLGDVTFDIGPAVAFLLSDEARFVTAQTIMLDGGAAGFR, from the coding sequence ATGGACACACAGCTGCTGGCCGGTCGGACGGTCATCATCACCGGCGCCGCGCGAGGAGTGGGCAAGGGCATCGCCACCGCCGTGGCGCTGCGGGGCGCGTCGGTGCTGCTCGTCGACCGCGACGGAGACCTGTTGGACGAGACCGCCCACGCGCTGCGCGACGCGGGACACCCCGTCGCGACGCTCACCGCCGACTTACGTGAAAACGACTGCGCCCAAGGTATTGTCCGCACGGCCGTCGACACATTCGGCTCGGTGCACGGTCTGGTGAACAACGCGATCGCGACCAACGAGCCGAAGCCGTTCCATGAGATCACCAGGGAGGATTACGACCTCGTCTTCGACGTCGGCCCGCGAGCGACGTTCGAGCTGATGCAGGCGGTCTACCCGGTCTTCGCCGACAACGGCGAGGGCAGCATCGTCAACCTCGGATCCGGTTCGGGCACAATCGGTCTACCGAAGTTCGGAGCCTACGCAGCCGCGAAGGAGGCGATCCGCGGGATGTCGAAGGTCGCCGCACTGGAATGGGGCAAGACCGGCATCCGGGTCAACGTGGTGTGCCCGTACGCAGAGACCGAGAGCATCAGCGTCTGGCGCGAATGGGATCCGAAGACCTACGAGCGCACCGTCCGCTCGGTTCCGTTGGGACGCTTGGGCGATGTCACCTTCGACATCGGGCCCGCGGTGGCCTTCCTGCTGAGTGACGAGGCGAGATTCGTGACCGCCCAGACCATCATGCTCGACGGTGGTGCGGCCGGCTTTCGCTGA
- a CDS encoding DUF1697 domain-containing protein, with protein MGSTRYAAFLRGINVGGRNMISMADLRALFTDAGFAGVTTYIQSGNVAFEFGGPRKTLEPAIEGLLADRLESLPVVVVRSRREMRAIVGDAPSEFVARAEDHHRDVVFLKAPLTAEEAMEVVQLRDGVDQAWPGPGVVYFTRLSAERTKSKMNRIVGTPQYRLMTIRNWATTSKMAAILDGSG; from the coding sequence ATGGGGTCGACACGGTATGCGGCTTTCCTGCGCGGGATCAACGTCGGCGGCCGCAACATGATCTCGATGGCCGATCTGCGTGCGCTGTTCACCGACGCCGGGTTCGCCGGCGTCACCACCTACATCCAGTCCGGCAACGTCGCGTTCGAGTTCGGCGGGCCGCGAAAGACCTTGGAGCCCGCCATCGAAGGGCTGCTGGCCGACCGGCTGGAGAGCCTTCCGGTGGTGGTCGTGCGGTCCCGGCGCGAGATGCGCGCGATCGTCGGGGACGCCCCGTCGGAGTTCGTCGCGCGCGCCGAGGACCACCACCGCGACGTGGTCTTCCTCAAGGCGCCGCTGACCGCCGAGGAGGCGATGGAGGTGGTCCAGCTGCGTGACGGTGTCGACCAGGCCTGGCCGGGGCCCGGCGTCGTGTACTTCACCCGGCTCAGCGCGGAGCGGACCAAGAGCAAGATGAACCGGATCGTCGGAACCCCGCAGTACCGGCTGATGACGATCCGGAACTGGGCCACGACGTCGAAGATGGCGGCGATCCTGGACGGCTCGGGCTGA
- a CDS encoding CobW family GTP-binding protein encodes MQPIPVIALTGYLGAGKTTLLNHVLRSPNARIGVVINDFGELNVDAGLVTGQVDEPASIAGGCICCLPDEGGLDVALERLADPKLRLDAIIVESSGLADPVAVSRIIRFSGVDGVRPGGVVDVLDAATHFDTVDRDATPPARYGAATLVVVNKLDQVPAAGRAEALGRIESRVHEVNPHAHVVGATAGRIDPALLYDIAAAEPESGQLSFRELFFDAEPHEHDHDHVHADSVTVRSDGCVDPAAVLDVLDDPPPGAYRMKGTIAVRYRSTTRRYTVNVVGPTVHVADAPARAEANSLVAIGMGLDTAAVRDRLRAALTPVTGTTAAQGIRRLQRYRKLSI; translated from the coding sequence GTGCAGCCGATACCCGTCATCGCGCTGACCGGCTATCTCGGCGCGGGCAAGACCACGTTGCTCAATCACGTGCTGCGCAGCCCCAATGCCAGGATCGGCGTGGTCATCAACGACTTCGGCGAACTCAATGTGGACGCCGGACTGGTGACCGGGCAGGTGGACGAGCCGGCCTCGATCGCGGGCGGCTGCATCTGCTGCCTGCCCGACGAGGGCGGGTTGGACGTCGCGCTGGAGCGCCTGGCCGACCCGAAGCTGCGACTCGACGCGATCATCGTCGAGTCGAGCGGGCTCGCCGATCCGGTCGCGGTGTCACGCATCATCCGGTTCAGCGGGGTCGACGGTGTCCGGCCCGGGGGTGTCGTCGACGTGCTCGACGCCGCCACCCACTTCGACACCGTCGACCGGGACGCGACCCCGCCCGCCCGCTACGGCGCCGCGACGCTCGTCGTCGTGAACAAGCTCGACCAGGTCCCCGCCGCCGGGCGCGCCGAGGCGCTCGGCAGGATCGAGAGCCGGGTGCACGAGGTGAACCCGCACGCCCACGTCGTCGGCGCGACGGCCGGACGGATCGATCCGGCCCTGCTCTACGACATCGCGGCGGCCGAACCGGAGAGCGGGCAGCTGTCGTTTCGTGAGCTGTTCTTCGACGCGGAGCCACACGAGCACGACCACGACCACGTGCACGCGGACTCGGTGACCGTGCGCAGCGACGGCTGCGTCGATCCTGCGGCGGTGCTCGACGTGCTCGACGACCCACCGCCCGGGGCCTACCGGATGAAGGGCACGATCGCGGTGCGCTACCGCTCGACCACACGCCGCTACACCGTCAACGTGGTCGGCCCGACCGTGCACGTCGCCGACGCACCGGCCCGCGCCGAGGCCAACAGTCTCGTCGCAATCGGGATGGGCCTGGACACCGCCGCGGTGCGGGACCGCCTGCGGGCCGCGCTGACGCCCGTCACCGGAACTACTGCCGCCCAAGGAATCCGGCGACTACAGCGGTACCGCAAGCTCAGTATCTGA
- a CDS encoding DUF2237 family protein, producing the protein MEERNVLGGPLEPCGTEPLTGFYRDGCCSTGDEDLGLHTICGVVTAEFLAHQRSIGNDLSTPMPAYRFPGLVPGDRWCVTARNWLRAHQDGHACPVVLASTHERTLDTVPLEILRRYAVDVPDDLADLQ; encoded by the coding sequence ATGGAGGAGCGAAACGTCCTGGGCGGACCGTTGGAGCCTTGCGGCACCGAACCTTTGACCGGTTTCTACCGTGACGGGTGTTGCAGCACCGGCGACGAGGACCTGGGCCTGCACACCATCTGCGGCGTCGTCACCGCGGAGTTCCTGGCGCATCAGCGCTCCATCGGCAACGATCTGTCCACCCCGATGCCGGCCTACCGGTTCCCCGGACTGGTGCCGGGTGACCGTTGGTGCGTCACCGCACGGAACTGGCTGCGCGCACATCAGGACGGGCACGCCTGCCCGGTCGTACTCGCCTCGACCCACGAGCGCACCCTCGACACCGTGCCATTGGAGATCCTTCGCCGATACGCCGTGGATGTCCCCGATGACCTGGCAGATCTCCAGTAG
- a CDS encoding AMP-binding protein: MTVDLSVHPPRSTALIVGSARETISYGQLDAAVSGAARAHTDHGFRRGDVIALTAANTAEFVVDLLGAIRAGLIVAPMDPALPQSGTRQRLDLLGSLRHGGPGGLTDDDAMVMFTSGTTGIPKMVPWTRQAITASTASVARTYGLTEADSTVAAMPLFHGHGLIATLLTSLTVGGTVLLPAAGRFSAHTFRDDLAAARATWYTAVPTVHRIALTTRETRPGDTTRAAAALRFVRSCSAPLAPETAAGLESEFGVPVLPAYGMTEATHHVSGCTLGDTTDVRRRSVGTPAAATARIVDGEVWVTGAAIARGYLGDRALSSGTFVEGWLRTGDLGAIDASGNLSVTGRIKNIINRGGEKISPERVEQILAGCPGVAQAAVFPLPDPVYGERVGAAVVATPGIRPTTGELIAGCRGRLAKYEVPEHIAIVDALPLTAKGDIDRAALAHSSSNSQLSLSPTGAAVT, encoded by the coding sequence ATGACCGTCGACCTGAGCGTCCACCCGCCCCGATCCACCGCACTGATCGTCGGCTCCGCCCGCGAAACGATCAGCTACGGACAACTCGACGCCGCGGTGTCCGGAGCCGCCCGCGCCCACACCGACCACGGGTTCCGTCGCGGCGACGTCATCGCGCTGACCGCCGCCAACACCGCCGAGTTCGTCGTCGACCTGCTCGGTGCGATCCGCGCCGGTCTGATCGTTGCGCCGATGGACCCCGCGCTACCGCAGTCGGGCACCCGGCAGCGGCTCGACCTGCTCGGCAGCCTGCGGCACGGCGGACCCGGAGGTCTCACCGACGACGACGCGATGGTCATGTTCACTTCGGGCACCACGGGAATCCCGAAGATGGTGCCGTGGACCCGGCAGGCGATCACCGCATCGACGGCGTCGGTCGCGCGCACCTACGGACTCACCGAGGCCGATTCGACGGTCGCGGCGATGCCGCTGTTCCACGGCCACGGCCTGATCGCGACGCTGCTGACCAGCCTGACCGTCGGAGGCACCGTGCTGCTGCCCGCCGCAGGCCGGTTCAGCGCCCACACCTTCCGCGACGACCTGGCCGCCGCGAGGGCCACCTGGTACACCGCGGTCCCGACGGTTCATCGGATCGCCTTGACTACCAGAGAAACTCGGCCCGGTGACACCACCAGGGCCGCCGCGGCGCTACGTTTCGTGCGCAGCTGCAGCGCACCGCTGGCACCCGAGACCGCAGCCGGTCTGGAGTCGGAGTTCGGGGTGCCGGTGCTCCCCGCCTACGGCATGACCGAGGCGACCCACCACGTCAGCGGCTGCACGCTCGGCGACACCACCGATGTGCGCCGCCGGAGCGTCGGCACACCCGCCGCGGCGACGGCGAGGATCGTCGACGGCGAGGTCTGGGTCACCGGTGCGGCCATCGCCCGCGGCTACCTCGGCGACCGGGCGCTCAGCAGCGGCACCTTCGTCGAAGGATGGTTGCGCACAGGCGATCTCGGCGCCATCGACGCCAGTGGAAACCTGTCCGTCACGGGCCGGATCAAGAACATCATCAACCGCGGCGGCGAGAAGATCTCGCCGGAACGGGTGGAACAGATACTCGCCGGATGCCCCGGCGTCGCGCAGGCGGCCGTCTTCCCGCTGCCTGACCCTGTGTACGGCGAGCGGGTCGGCGCCGCCGTCGTCGCGACACCGGGCATCCGGCCGACCACCGGTGAGCTCATCGCGGGCTGCCGCGGACGGCTCGCGAAGTACGAAGTGCCCGAGCACATCGCGATCGTCGACGCGTTACCGCTGACCGCCAAGGGCGACATCGACCGCGCCGCGCTGGCTCACTCCTCGAGCAACTCCCAGCTGTCGCTTTCGCCGACCGGCGCCGCCGTGACCTGA
- the oxc gene encoding oxalyl-CoA decarboxylase, translated as MTDGAHLVVDALGLNGVSTIYGVVGIPITDVARLAQASGIRFLGFRHESAAGHAAAAAGFLTGRPGVCMTVSGPGFLNGLVALANATTNCFPMIQIAGSGDRAVVDLGRGDYEELDQYAVARSLAKAAYRVDRAADIGLAVARAIRTATSGRPGGVYLDIPAAVLAEVVDDDIGAASLRRVVDPAPLQLPAPDAVARAVTLLAGARRPLIVLGKGAAYARADDAIRRFVETVGIPFLPMSMAKGLLPDDHPQSVAAARSLAMRQADVVMLVGARLNWLLGHGEAPQWNPDAQFIQVEIDPAELDSNQPIAAPLLGDIGSVMDALNRHPATPGITTPHPWRGALHAKVVENKLKMAARLVADTGTGPMGFHPALRAVRDVLSQHRDVYLVNEGANTLDLTRNVVDMHVPRHRLDSGTWGVMGVGLGYAIAAAVETGSPVVAIEGDSAFGFSGMEMETICRYRLPVTVVVFNNGGIYRGNDANPLSDDPAPTRLLQSTRYHRLAESFGAEGYSVTTPGELESALQTAITSGRPALLDCLIDPADGTESGHLTNLNPTVVKEPA; from the coding sequence ATGACCGACGGTGCACATCTCGTCGTCGACGCGCTGGGACTCAACGGCGTATCGACGATCTACGGCGTGGTCGGGATCCCGATCACCGACGTGGCTCGGCTGGCCCAGGCGAGCGGCATCCGGTTCCTCGGCTTCCGGCACGAGAGCGCGGCCGGGCACGCCGCTGCGGCCGCGGGCTTCCTGACCGGCAGGCCTGGGGTGTGTATGACGGTGTCGGGCCCGGGATTCCTCAACGGGCTGGTGGCGCTGGCCAACGCGACCACCAACTGCTTCCCGATGATCCAGATCGCCGGTTCCGGTGACCGCGCGGTGGTGGACCTGGGCCGCGGCGATTACGAGGAACTGGACCAGTACGCGGTCGCCCGGTCCCTGGCGAAAGCGGCGTACCGGGTCGACCGCGCCGCCGACATCGGGCTGGCGGTCGCCCGGGCGATCCGCACCGCGACATCGGGCCGACCCGGCGGCGTCTACCTCGACATCCCCGCCGCCGTGCTCGCCGAGGTCGTCGACGACGACATCGGCGCGGCGTCGCTGCGACGCGTCGTGGATCCGGCGCCGCTCCAGCTCCCGGCGCCCGACGCCGTCGCGCGTGCCGTCACGCTCCTCGCCGGCGCCCGCCGCCCGCTGATCGTGCTCGGCAAGGGGGCCGCCTACGCCCGCGCGGACGACGCGATCCGGCGCTTCGTCGAGACCGTCGGGATCCCGTTCCTGCCGATGTCGATGGCCAAAGGACTGCTGCCCGACGACCATCCCCAGTCGGTGGCGGCGGCCCGATCGCTGGCGATGCGGCAGGCCGACGTGGTGATGCTCGTCGGCGCGCGACTGAACTGGCTGCTCGGCCACGGCGAGGCGCCGCAATGGAATCCGGACGCGCAGTTCATCCAGGTCGAGATCGACCCGGCGGAGCTGGACAGCAACCAGCCCATCGCGGCGCCGCTGCTCGGCGACATCGGTTCGGTGATGGACGCGCTCAACCGCCACCCCGCCACGCCGGGGATCACCACACCGCACCCGTGGCGCGGCGCGCTGCACGCGAAAGTCGTCGAGAACAAGCTGAAGATGGCAGCACGGCTGGTCGCCGACACCGGAACCGGGCCGATGGGCTTCCACCCGGCGCTGCGCGCGGTGCGGGACGTGCTGTCGCAACACCGGGACGTCTACCTGGTCAACGAGGGCGCGAACACCCTGGACCTGACCCGCAACGTCGTCGACATGCACGTCCCGCGGCACCGGCTCGACTCCGGCACCTGGGGGGTGATGGGGGTGGGCCTGGGCTACGCGATCGCCGCGGCGGTCGAGACCGGGTCGCCGGTCGTCGCGATCGAAGGGGACAGTGCCTTCGGCTTCTCCGGGATGGAGATGGAGACCATCTGCCGGTACCGGCTTCCCGTCACCGTGGTGGTGTTCAACAACGGCGGCATCTACCGCGGCAACGACGCGAACCCGCTGTCCGACGATCCCGCGCCGACCCGGCTGCTGCAGTCGACCCGATATCACCGCCTCGCCGAATCCTTCGGCGCGGAAGGCTATTCGGTGACGACACCCGGAGAGCTCGAGTCCGCGCTGCAGACCGCGATCACCTCGGGCAGGCCCGCGCTCCTCGACTGCCTGATCGACCCGGCCGACGGGACCGAGAGCGGACATCTGACCAACCTGAACCCGACCGTCGTGAAGGAGCCGGCATGA
- a CDS encoding NmrA family NAD(P)-binding protein — protein MTVLVFGATGRHGSTGQYLVRRLLEDGRPVRALVRGRDERAQRLVEMGAEIAVGDLTDRRTLVPALTGVDTVYFTYPIAAGVVPAAAHYASAVLEAGTSPRTVVMSMGPAHRDHPSRLGQAQWLAEQVLEWAGLDLLILRVAALFHENVPVLHADTVRRDGTMRNSFGRGPVPWISGRDAAEIAVAAILHPERFAGPVVYPGGTEMLSHDQIAGLLTEVLGHPVLYEPVSAQQWRRELEDTAAARPGEVVNAAMAQHISSVAQVVAGGGPAMAADPATIAGWIGRQPVGLREFLRDNAASFR, from the coding sequence GTGACCGTCCTCGTCTTCGGCGCCACCGGCCGACACGGAAGCACCGGGCAGTACCTCGTTCGACGCCTGCTGGAGGACGGCAGACCCGTGCGGGCGCTGGTCCGTGGCCGCGACGAACGAGCGCAGCGCCTCGTCGAGATGGGGGCCGAGATCGCCGTCGGCGACCTCACCGACCGGCGCACCCTGGTGCCGGCCCTGACCGGAGTCGACACCGTGTACTTCACGTATCCGATCGCCGCGGGCGTCGTGCCCGCAGCGGCGCACTACGCGTCGGCGGTCCTGGAGGCCGGTACATCACCCCGGACCGTGGTGATGTCGATGGGGCCGGCCCATCGCGACCATCCGAGCCGGCTCGGGCAGGCCCAGTGGCTGGCCGAGCAGGTACTGGAGTGGGCGGGCCTGGACCTGCTGATCCTGCGGGTCGCCGCGTTGTTCCACGAGAACGTCCCGGTGTTGCACGCCGACACGGTCCGCAGGGACGGCACGATGCGGAACTCGTTCGGCCGAGGACCGGTTCCGTGGATCAGCGGCCGCGACGCCGCCGAGATCGCGGTCGCGGCGATCCTGCATCCCGAGCGCTTCGCCGGGCCGGTCGTCTACCCGGGCGGCACCGAGATGCTCAGCCACGACCAGATCGCCGGTCTGCTCACCGAAGTTCTGGGGCATCCGGTCCTCTACGAACCGGTCAGCGCGCAGCAGTGGCGCCGGGAGCTGGAGGACACCGCCGCCGCCCGCCCTGGGGAAGTGGTGAACGCGGCGATGGCGCAACATATCTCGTCGGTCGCACAGGTGGTCGCCGGTGGCGGTCCCGCGATGGCCGCCGATCCGGCGACGATCGCCGGATGGATCGGCAGACAACCCGTGGGACTGCGAGAGTTCCTGCGGGACAACGCCGCGAGCTTCCGGTGA
- a CDS encoding TetR/AcrR family transcriptional regulator: MPNSEVKPRRGGRGARDRILRAATDLFYREGIHATGVEKLSQAAEVSKRTFYQHFPSKTALVEDYLHGIDERGGTPLERRLDAKDTSPGDRLLAIFDSVAFDSVALDAGAAPRFRGCPFHNAAVESAGELAGVDEIVRAHKHRFAQRLTAVAAEAGAEHPAQLAQQLLVLFEGGTALATSLDDPAPLAHARSAAEVLIAHCGVT; the protein is encoded by the coding sequence GTGCCGAACTCCGAGGTCAAGCCCCGGCGCGGCGGTCGTGGCGCCCGCGACCGGATCCTGCGCGCGGCCACCGACCTGTTCTACCGGGAGGGCATCCACGCCACCGGGGTGGAGAAGCTGTCCCAGGCCGCTGAGGTTTCCAAGCGGACGTTCTACCAACATTTTCCGAGCAAGACCGCCCTCGTCGAGGACTACCTTCACGGAATCGACGAACGCGGCGGCACACCCCTGGAACGGCGCCTCGACGCCAAGGACACCAGCCCCGGGGACCGGTTGCTGGCGATCTTCGACTCGGTCGCCTTCGACTCGGTGGCCCTCGACGCGGGGGCGGCGCCCCGGTTCCGGGGCTGCCCGTTCCACAACGCGGCGGTGGAGTCTGCCGGCGAACTCGCCGGCGTCGACGAGATCGTGCGCGCCCACAAACACCGCTTCGCGCAGCGGCTGACCGCCGTCGCGGCCGAGGCCGGCGCCGAACACCCGGCGCAACTGGCTCAGCAACTGCTCGTGCTGTTCGAGGGCGGCACCGCACTGGCGACCTCGCTCGACGATCCCGCACCTCTGGCGCACGCCCGGTCGGCGGCGGAGGTGCTGATCGCCCATTGCGGTGTGACCTGA
- a CDS encoding DUF4333 domain-containing protein, producing MVKNLLISCGAALTMTACSFSIGGGLDYQKLEDEITKELDTSYSSIGRQVSSLECPEQSPSPKKGDTLECTADVGGQTVRVAATIKDDDYNVDFETKDTLYDLPSVAQTLAGEVSDKLGFEVTVDCGDGLKAVEVGATFDCVAADPEGETRTLQVTAAPVGESDSWELLEE from the coding sequence ATGGTGAAGAACCTGCTGATCTCCTGCGGCGCCGCGCTGACGATGACCGCGTGCTCGTTCTCGATCGGCGGGGGTCTGGACTACCAGAAGCTCGAGGACGAGATCACCAAGGAGCTCGACACCAGCTACTCCTCGATCGGCCGGCAGGTCTCCAGCCTGGAGTGCCCCGAACAGTCGCCGAGCCCGAAGAAGGGTGACACGCTGGAGTGCACCGCCGACGTCGGCGGCCAGACGGTGCGTGTCGCGGCGACCATCAAGGACGACGACTACAACGTCGACTTCGAGACCAAGGACACGCTCTACGATCTGCCGTCGGTCGCGCAGACGCTCGCCGGCGAGGTGTCCGACAAACTGGGCTTCGAGGTCACGGTGGACTGCGGCGACGGGTTGAAGGCCGTCGAGGTGGGCGCGACGTTCGACTGTGTGGCCGCCGATCCGGAGGGCGAGACCCGCACACTTCAGGTCACGGCGGCGCCGGTCGGCGAAAGCGACAGCTGGGAGTTGCTCGAGGAGTGA